A window of Haliscomenobacter hydrossis DSM 1100 contains these coding sequences:
- a CDS encoding TrmH family RNA methyltransferase, which translates to MSTTKIISSLQNPLIKNIGILLEKARERRKQGLFVAEGLIEVGMALRAGYEVEQLLYDPEITSFAALQSLPKLPANLPQKLIEVSGSVMEKIAYRANVPNVVAVLKTPERALNNFSPGKNPLILVLETVEKPGNLGAILRTADAAGVHAVFLCDPQTDWYNPNVIRASLGAVFTVPVFTVAAADALNWLQMHKIAILATHLEASYPYFDCDLSGAIAFVMGTEANGISNFWVEAAQQRVIIPMHGQVDSMNVSVSTAILLFEALRQRK; encoded by the coding sequence ATGTCAACGACAAAGATAATCAGCAGCCTGCAAAATCCACTGATTAAAAACATTGGAATCTTGTTGGAGAAAGCCCGTGAGCGCCGGAAACAAGGTTTGTTCGTCGCCGAAGGACTCATTGAAGTGGGGATGGCCCTGCGCGCTGGTTATGAAGTAGAACAGCTGTTGTACGACCCGGAGATCACTTCTTTTGCAGCGCTGCAATCTTTGCCAAAACTCCCGGCCAATTTGCCACAAAAATTGATCGAGGTCAGCGGATCTGTCATGGAAAAAATAGCGTACCGGGCCAATGTGCCCAATGTGGTAGCCGTGCTAAAAACCCCAGAAAGAGCACTGAATAATTTTTCGCCGGGTAAAAACCCCTTGATCCTGGTACTGGAAACAGTCGAGAAACCGGGCAATCTGGGAGCCATTTTGCGCACTGCCGATGCTGCTGGCGTACACGCCGTATTCCTCTGCGATCCTCAAACCGATTGGTACAATCCCAATGTCATTCGGGCCAGCTTGGGGGCAGTATTTACCGTACCTGTTTTTACCGTTGCCGCAGCTGATGCATTAAATTGGCTACAGATGCATAAAATAGCTATTTTGGCTACACATTTGGAGGCCAGTTACCCTTATTTTGATTGTGACCTCAGTGGAGCCATTGCATTTGTGATGGGCACAGAAGCCAATGGTATCTCCAACTTTTGGGTTGAAGCCGCCCAACAACGCGTCATCATTCCGATGCATGGCCAAGTTGATTCCATGAACGTTTCGGTCTCTACGGCTATTTTATTATTTGAGGCACTGCGACAAAGAAAGTAA
- a CDS encoding metallophosphoesterase yields the protein MKQSFLFYAILLMQCFLTCFGNQQLLAQPEEHDVPTVMAGKADVDGPHIFYRKHQIYIKKVVKNDTGAVAIIDSIEAKRRADIVIECQFAKTPHWNFRTRLKPKLRNENTEYPKVEKLIAISDIEGNFEAFRRFLLSHKVIDDKYNWIFGKGHLVCVGDFFDRGANVTECLWLIYDLEEKAKAAGGYVHFILGNHEIMNMSNDYRYVSPKYMRNADLYQEPYGNWFKSSTELGRWLGTKNVVEKIGDMIFVHGGLAPDLNRLDKTLIDINNAMRPFYFIQEDVFRLDDEELQFLFDANGPLWNRSYVMANIPESDVAESLRKFGGKRIIVGHTLVNHAKMLYGGKVIAIDTRHVDPNSTALFFEDGKLYRIDQTGKRAEM from the coding sequence ATGAAACAGTCATTTCTTTTTTATGCCATACTGCTGATGCAATGCTTTTTGACTTGCTTTGGCAATCAACAACTTCTGGCTCAACCAGAAGAGCATGATGTACCAACAGTGATGGCCGGTAAAGCCGATGTCGACGGCCCGCATATTTTTTACCGCAAGCACCAAATTTATATCAAAAAGGTGGTGAAAAATGATACTGGGGCAGTTGCGATAATTGACTCTATTGAAGCGAAGCGACGGGCAGACATTGTGATCGAATGCCAGTTTGCTAAAACACCACACTGGAATTTCCGCACCAGGTTGAAACCGAAGTTGCGCAATGAGAATACCGAATATCCCAAAGTCGAAAAATTGATTGCCATTTCTGATATTGAAGGCAACTTTGAGGCTTTTCGGCGCTTTCTGCTTTCCCATAAAGTAATTGATGACAAATACAACTGGATCTTCGGCAAAGGCCATTTGGTCTGCGTAGGTGATTTTTTTGATCGTGGAGCCAACGTCACGGAATGCCTCTGGCTCATTTATGATCTGGAGGAAAAAGCCAAAGCAGCGGGGGGATATGTACATTTTATCCTGGGCAACCACGAAATCATGAACATGTCAAACGATTACCGCTATGTGAGCCCCAAGTACATGCGCAACGCAGATTTGTACCAGGAACCTTATGGCAACTGGTTCAAAAGCAGCACCGAATTGGGTCGCTGGCTCGGCACCAAAAACGTAGTTGAAAAAATTGGGGACATGATTTTTGTACACGGTGGTCTGGCTCCTGACCTCAACCGTCTGGATAAAACCCTAATCGACATCAACAATGCCATGCGGCCATTCTATTTTATTCAGGAAGATGTTTTCCGTCTGGACGACGAGGAGCTTCAGTTTTTATTCGACGCCAATGGCCCCTTATGGAACCGCAGCTATGTGATGGCGAATATCCCTGAAAGTGATGTTGCGGAGTCGTTGAGAAAATTCGGCGGTAAAAGAATCATTGTGGGACATACCCTGGTCAATCATGCAAAAATGCTGTATGGCGGCAAAGTAATTGCCATCGATACCCGGCACGTTGACCCCAACTCAACGGCATTGTTTTTCGAAGATGGTA